AGGCAAATGCGCAGAACGTCGACATTTTGTAAGACTATCGATTTGATTCTGAACTAATGTGCTCAATCTTTCCACCATCAGTTTAGCCCAGTCAAAAGTGGCAATGCCTTGAGCGATATAACGAAAGCCATCAAGGATGAACTCGCGTACGGGTAACGGGTTACACCAAAGAAGTCATGTGCAAGGTAATTACGGAAGACGAGCATGATGTTTATGTGATCCGCTTTCGAGTGAAATGAAGGCCGATCCTCCAAGTCGGGAGCGGATGTCGCCTATAATGACACCAAAGCCGAATTCACTGAGTGTAGCATCTCCTCGGCTTTATGGCCACATAGCATAGTACATGTTTGAATCCCAAAGTAATCGAACCATGCTTAGTTTTGTAACCCATGGAGATATACCAAGATTAGGTATACAAAATACAAGCTCGTATAGGCATTTCGCTGGGACCAACTCTTCAATCCCTCGGGCATTGATTTAATATTCAAGAGCTTACACAAGTTAATGATTTCTGGTCGGATTAAGTATTGCCTCGTTCGGTATCACACGTTAGAGATGATATTGTGCACTGGATGAAGCAAGGGTAGTAGAGACCAGAGGGAGGCGAGCTAGAGGCATATATGAACTTTCCGACAACGTGGAAAGGGAAGTAAGGGAAAATAAATCTCAAAACTCAAAAGACGATTAAAAAGTTGGCTGTGACGATACTAGTGATGCCTATATCCAGATAGTCACAACAAATGTTGGGATGTGTCCGGGAATAGGTACGAAGAACTACCGTTGCTTTTTGATACGAATCAGGTATGTTTTGACGACTATGTAGTGTAATGCCTCCTTAAATGCGCACCAAAAGGAATGAGTTCCTGAATTTATTTTATCCATGGATAGTTTGATATTTGGATATTTCAAATATGCACTACTAATCTGAGCTGATATGAACGGTAAATAATAACAATGACCAAGAATGTGAAAACGGCTTGTAAAAAATGCTCCATGGGAGCCATAATGCTCAGGTTGTTCAAACACGGTGACCGAGCCACACCGAGCCACTTGCCGATCTAGATTACATCATCCCCCATCGATTACCCTATCAAACTAATTTCACGTACAATCACATTCCAGACGCGTCTCCGACAGCTACCACCACTTACGACTCCATTCACTCAGATCTAAGAATGGCACAAACTTACACCATTTTCTGCATGGGTAACCCCTTGCTGGACATGCAAGTCAGCAAGGGCGAAGCCATGCTCGAGAAGTATAAGCTCAAGGCCAATGATGCAATTTTGGCTGGAGAGGAGCATATGTCTATGTACGTTCAAGTTTACACTGGACTAAGGTGTAGCTAACCAAATGCCCCAATAAACCAGCTACGAAGAAATCAAAGAGAAGTATGAGATCACCTATGTTGCCGGTGGAGCTGCCCAAAACGCTGCACGAGCAGCTGCCGTGCGTCCTCGATTATTTCAGCGTGAATTAGCCTGATGTAACAGCTAGTACGTTCTCCCACCCAACTCGGTAGTGTACGCGGGATGCGTCGGCTCGGATGACCTCGCAGAACAACTCCGGGCTGCAAACTCCAAAGAAGGTGTTGCGTCCGCGTATCAAGTCAAGCAGGGCGAAAAGACCGGGGCCTGCGCCGTCATCCTTACTGGCCATCATCGCTCGTTGGTGACTACCCTCCGAGCGGCCGAGATGTTTGACAAGAGCCACTTGTCGAGCCCAGAGGTCGCCCCATTGGTTGATGGTGCCCAATTCTACTATGTTGGTGGATTCTTTTTGACGCATGGTGTCGAGAGCGCATTGGAAGTTGCCAAGAAGGCTGCTGCGGCCGGAAAGGTGTGTTCATTCTATTAGTATGGTTCAAAGTATTAAGGGACTGAATATGGGCAGACATTCGCGCTTAACCTCTCTGCGCCTTTTATCTGTCAATTCTTCGGAGTCCAACTTGGTCAAGTTCTTCCTTATGTTGACATCCTGATCGGAAACGAGGACGAGGCTACAGTGTGGGCTACCGCCAACGGTCTTGCAGTATGTTTCTTCATTTATGTTATTTTCGGAAACCTAACGGACAATGATGTTCACTTTCGATAGTCTGATACATCCTTGAAAGATATCGCCAAGACCCTGGCCAATTTGCCCAAGCACAATCCATCCCGCCAACGCACCGTTGTTATCACCGGTGGACCAAACCCGACTATTGTCGCCAAGTCGGGTCAGGGTGAGGAGCCCAAGTCTTACCCCAGTACGTCCACCAAACTGTCCTGCGATCGATTATGGTTCTGATTTTGCTCTTCTAAAGCATATCGACTAGCTGATGATGAGGTCGTCGATACCAATGGCGCTGGAGACATGTTTGCGGGAGGATTCCTCGGCGCGATCGCCGCCGGCAAGTCGATTGACGAGGCTGTCGAGGTTGGTCACAAATGGGCGTCATGTGTGTTAAGACCGTGAGTTTATCCCGACATCGATCAACTGGGTGTATGCTGACAGGTTGGATGGCGTAGATTGGACCACAACTCCAGTTCCCTAAAGTCAATGTTTTCTAAGCAATGTAACCTTTATGAAGCAAAAACAAATTCAAGCAGCAGAATTGCTATTTCAACGAGTCATACAGAGTGAAGGAAGTACAGGAAGTCTGGGAATCGTTCAGTCGAGATAATCATCAATTCGGTGTCGTAAGCTGTAATAAATATTTCCAATCATTCGCCTGGTACAAATCACGAACGGGCACGCCCACCGGGGCTCAGTGCGCATTCGGGGGCAAGAATTTAGTGAGCATCTGGGATAGGGTAATAACCGCGTTTTCCGCAGCCCATTTATGGCCAGCACGAGCGGCAAATCCGGTTCCGACGAGGCCAACCATGAGAAGGAAGCCCACCGACCAGGCAATGACGAGTAAAATAAATGACGCTCCTGTTGATTGAAGAAGCATTGTGTCATTGGATATTTAAGACTTCGGTGTCAGGAAATGGCTTACCATATTCGGTATTGTCGTGGAACCATCGAGGACGAGTGCGACGGAGATGGACAACGATGGCCATGGTTAGGATTTGGAGCGCAACTGAAAAGACAGAGATGAGTGGTTTTCGCCTTTACGGTGAAAGATAGGCAACGAACCTTGCAAGCCAGTAAGGGCCCCAATAACCTTCCAAGCGCCTCTCCTCCTCGCTCTAGTGGAGAACCGGAAGCTGACCACAAACAAGACGAGAAGAACGACGACTTCAAGCACAATGCTCATCTGCATTGCGTATCCCGCCGTGGTCCAGAGGACACAGAACGACTGACCATCGTGATCACAGGCAGCACGCGATGGGAATGGCTTGCACTTGTATCTTGGctgtttctttttcttctctgGGAGCTCGTTCTCGGGAGGAGGCGATGGTGTCGGGTTCTCCGGCCGGGTAGGATCGGTGATGGGTGGGATGGCCCTGTCTGGGATAAATTCATAGAAACGCATATCAGAAACAGACTGAGGCTCCGGAGGTGGTCTGTGCGGCGTATTAGGAGGAAGCGGCAGTGTTGGGTCTGGGTTTTTTGGGTTGTAAGGAGGAGCGGGTGTTGTTTGGCGTAGGTCGCATCGTTCATAGAGACCAGTGTATGATAGGTCATGCGAACCGTTGGGGTTAGGAACACGTAGTCTACAGGTTCTATGAGTAAATGGAAGATATGTTGTTCACTTATGCTTACAATTTCGGGACTGCGTTTGAGACGATCGTCTGTGGAGAGTTGGCAAATTGGGTCTATGCTAGGACACATCTGCACTTACCACCGACATAACGGCCAGGGCGACGGCCAAGCTAATAAGATACGGCGTCTTTCTCATCGTGCAGTCGTCGTTGGGCTCCACGTACTTCTGGCCGGACGGCTCAGCTTACATTAATATCATGGAATGGTTGACGTCATTTTGAATCGTGGGCGCTTCTCAAGTAGCAAATAACATTGCAAATCATTAGTTCCGGTATCGTACAACGCGAACCTCATCGGGATGAACCATGATTTCACGCGAAAACCGCTCGCCGCAAGACGGCCCTAACCAAAGTCACCCAATCCTCATCGGTATTATTTGTTTCCACGGTTTGGGTTTCCCATTTCGGAACGCAAGCCTCAACCAGTGCTAACGCCTCTCGAGGCGTATGATCTTCAATCCACCGCACATACTCGGCTTCGGTCCAAGTGTGCAGCGTGTGCggtagggggtatggtgatCGCACAATAATGTGGTGCAGTATAATCAGCGGTGGAAGACTGTACGTGTCATCGGGAGAAGAAAGAAGTGCGGTATCCAAGAATAGCAAAGGTCTATAACGAAATTGTCAGCATTTATCTAGTCAAACTGATAACGAAAGAACCAAATTTTACCTCAGAGCACGTAAGACACGATAATCATCCCCCAAAACGTCTAGTGACCCCGTTCTCCTCGATGGATCAGCGACAAATGACCCTAGCGTAAACTCGAGCTCAGTCATATCGCTTGTGAGTTGGAGCTTTCCCGCTTCGCCGAGAGGCTTGATGATCGACGCGTTAAGAACAAAGGTTCGATGACGTTTTTGGCCACACTTATTATCCTGTAGTCACATTCAGTTTCTAGGCCCACATTTAGTGGCAATTTAATACTAACCAATCCTGGACAACGTCTGCCACACTGAACTTGCTAAACACCTCGTTTCGGAGGAATCCCAGTTTGGCGGTGAGTTCCTTCATGTATGCACTTGCCCCGCCTCCCATACCGGGCGCCATTGTTTCAAACGACTTGCTGAAATCTACGCGGTGCATACGTGACAGGATCAATCCCAAGTCGCGTCGGATAGCGCTTAAAAGGGGTTCGGATATTCCTTCGCACTGGCGCTCGATTTTCTAATTTTGCTCATATCGGTCAGTTGAAGTACGCAACGAGAGAGGGAACTTACTTTAATAGGGGGTTTCAGGACTAATGTCACTCCTTCATGAAACTCTCCTTCCAATTTATTTAGCCTCGCCCAGCAAGTGTGTAGCATTGTGAAAATCTGTGCGTTTAGTGCTTGTTGGGCTGTCCCTAGAGGGCCTACAAGGGATGTCGCGCTCCTATCCCTAACGATCTACATCCTTGTCAGTACCGCCCACTTGCAACACATTGAAACAACGTACTAAAGTATCCGTTCTACTAACCAGCAACTCCAAGGCCCCACCCACATTCTTTGCCACGCTCTTCACAAGCAACGGATCGAATCTTGCCGAATCGAGCTCATTGACAACTGTTCGACTGATAGCTAACCCCTCAGGAGCACCCGGAGGTGATTGTCGCACAGCTGTGGCGATGGTTTCGTTCATCCGAGCCGTGGATCGAGAGAGGTAGAGTTGCTCGAATGCAGACACCGAACGAAGGACGATTACTGTTTCAGGACTTTTTTGTTATCAAAGGGAAGAAAGCATTTCAGTACAGTGGCAGTGTAAATAAAGTAATGATCACCTTTGTTGGTTCGATGTGTAGATTGTATCCGTGTGCATTGCGATTTTGGCGAAAAGATCGTGAAACAGTCGGAGGAATCGAGGATATCCGGTACTGAGTGTTTGTTGCAGGAATGTCGAGGCTGACAACTACCTGATTAGACTATCTCTTCGAAGGATTATGGGGATAGTGCTGGCTTCGAGGATGGTGATAGGGAGAGATAGTGAAATACCTTTGGCAGCCTCTTTGGAATGCTTGTCAAGCGAACGAGCGAGAGCACTCCAGAAAGCTGTCGTTGGCCTATTTTCCAGTACCTGGGATATGGGATAAGATTGATCAATTCATACTATTACTGTAGTACTTACCGTCATAGCCTCGTCTAAAAACGAAGTCTGAGATATAGGATCTTTCTTGTGCTTTAGCACTTTCTCGAGATTATACACCTAGATCCAAAGTGGATAAGGAAAGGCCATACGTAGTCAATCGCCTCTCAAAGGCGCACCTTGATGCAGCACCCTGCCATTTCTTCGATCATCTGTTCTAACCTGGCCCACAATGCATTGGTCCATTGAGGAGCAGTCAGATTGGTTGGAGCTGTTCGCACCCGCGAGCGGTACATTAATCCACTGGGCTGGGGGGGCGGGTCTAGAAAATTACTTCTTTGTTAAACACACGGCACCCTGGACTGAAAGAGTGGACTCACCATTTCCAGATATCTCTTTTGCGATCCTAGAGACATCAAACGCAGACTTGATTCTTGCATCCACTGCTTCAGTCAGATCGACTAACAGAGACTGCACGACCCCGGGCATGATCCGTAGATTGAATGCTGTTTGTAGCGCGGCCGCCAAGACCGATTGATTCTGTTCTCAATTGAACGTTAGGTTCACCCTAGTGGAGATTATGTTATTGTACTGACCAGAGACGTTAGTCCCTCCACGATCATGGACTCCATTTCTTCATTTATTCGGTTTCGAGACGAATCAAGGGTGGGTACTAGTCGAGCAACAACGTTGATTTTTTGTAAAGGGATGAACGCAGCCTGATCATCACTTTTCTCGGTCGGATGATTGGCTGTGGCATTCGTTGGAGCCGATGTCTCTAACAGGGACGCTGCACCATTGAGAGTTAATTACTTTTGTCGTCCGGGCCCTATGAATAAACTAATTGACGTACATAGTTCCGCGACACTTAGTGCGGCTCTGGCAACCGCGCGTTCCTTCGCATTTCCATCCTCTGCCCCAGCACCAGATCCAGGAGCAGTACTGTCGATTGATTCTCTTGAGTTACCAGAGGTCACATGCTTGGACGAGGTAGATGCAGATATCCCCGATTCTATTTCTTTCATTTGTAGTTCAAGTCGGCGCGCTAGGGCAACGAAACGACTCGTCCTGCGAAGCACGTCGGCAGCCTGGCGTAGTTTCTGAAGTCTGAAAAAGAGACCTGCAAGTGTCTCGTACGGGACATGAACTTTGAGGCGGAGACTTTTGGTCGTTCGAAGTCAAGAAAACAGAGCTGGACTTTGGAACAAGACTCACCGATCAAGAGATTGAGTTAGTTCGTTTATCCCTTGTCGGACGAAGATAAAAGCCCTTCCATTCCACTAACATTCGCCGCCTGAGTTAACAAGGCTTCGTGGTGTGCCACGACCTAATACATATATAAGAATATGGCTAATTAAATGGCCGAGGAACTTGGCAAAATACAGACATACCAATGACCGAATTTGCCCCGCAACATCATCGACAGCGAGGGTTAAACGACCAATGAGTTGAGATATCTTCGTTGGCAGTGCTTCCAGTCGGGGCCGCAAGTACTTTGTGTGCATACTCAGTGGGGTCAAATGTATCTGAACCAAACTCCCGTTCGGCCCACTCGCTCATCATGGAGCTCACATAGGGAATTGCGAATAAGATTGAGGCTAGCGCTTGGCGCTTGCGCTCGCCGAATTGTACTCTCAAGTGAAATCGAGCTGAAACGAAGGCCAATATGTACTGACTTTAGGAACCAAAGCTCTCTCAATCTGATTCATGCCGAGGGAGGCACGCTCAAGTGATTATTCTCAGACAATTTCATACTAGAAAGTTTATTTTTTACTGACATACTAATACTAAATTTCAGGATCTTGTTACAACAGCGAGAGAGAAAAAACTGATAGTTTGCACCCTGAATTGACTCGCTTTATAGTTATACCCAGTAGCTCTGTGCCTCATTTAACATTTGTCTAGTTATAAGCGATTGTGATCCACACTTTGTGGAGGTTTACGGGACGGCTACAATGGCCTCGTAGATTTGATGCCGATGATTTTCAATATATTGCGTCAAATTCTGTGCTCCTGGGTTCAGTTTTCGGCATGGCTCTATTGCGTCCCGCCAAAGATCGGGGTGATCTAAGAAAGCCTCTGAATCGCACGGTCAATATAAATATGGGTCGAAACATCGCATTAGCACCCACTCATGCTAAAAGAGGCTTAGTCAGTTCAATCGGACATTTAACAAACCAGTGTACTCACTTCAGCCACAAGTCGTCATGCACGTATGGTCGAACGGCATCAAACTGTGCTACGGAAACCTCACGAAGCGTAACTTTGGTCCTCAAACCTTCAGATAGCGCGGAAGCGTAATCCCGTGGGGTCAACCTctgcacgcatatacccaagCGCTGGCCTTTGAAACACCATTCAGCAACTAGACAAGAATAATACCCATTCTATAGTGCATACCAATCCAAATCTTGGGATTCCTCAGCGCTACCATTACCTGAGCCGGCCATATCAGTGTTTGAACCGGATTGGGTAAATTCATTCCAGCGCTCACCCATGCACCTAAACAAAGATGCACTACATGAGCCTTCGATCCCACCGGCCAGATTAGTTAACTCACCGATGTCTTCAGCTGCAAATGAGGGAACTAGTGTCTCGCTTGGCCAGAACCAATCCAGGCATAAAGTGCCATTTGGAAGTTTTGTGACCGGAAGAACCCGCCATAGATTCTCAAAGAAGAACGGGGTTAACAGACTGAATGAATCATTTAAAGGAGGTTCAAGACCAATCATAATAAACCATCATTTACTAAGGAACTCTCACATAGTAGTTGGTACGCCAATCTCATTAAGATATGATTCGACAGTAATTTTAGTTTCCCAGTGCCGAGGTTCAATGATAGGGACGTGGGGAAGTGATCTACAATCAGATTGTGAAATGATCTGATGAGTACAACATGACCAGTGGGCCGATCTCATGAGAAACTCACGGCCAAATGAAATGCCGGACTCCGCATGCCTTCGCGGCATCTGCAAGATTCTTACCCTGCTggatttcagcttcttctccatGCTCCCAGACTAAAACAAATCAAAGTTAACAAAACTATTCATGAGAGGTCAAGGCGAATATGTAGATGGTTGCGTACAGTTTGTCACACCATAAACGGCGTAGGCACCTCGAAGAGCAAGCGTGACTTGCTCGAGATTTTCGAAGTCGCAAGTAACAACTTCAACGCCTCGGCTCTTcagctctatccaaataaaTCAACGTTTATCTCAAGCAAGATTCAAACTCTTGATTACTTTGTGCAGGTGTGCCATCGGGATTTCTGGTCAATGCGCGCACTCGATATCCACCATCTCGTAGCAGGTAGCTGACAACACTAGAGCCCTGCGCGCCGGTGGCTCCACATACGACAACGAGTGGCTGATGATTCGCAGTAGGCATACTTGAAGGCAGAAATAACTGTACGTACTATATGAGATAGAAAGATAGGCTAATGAGGCGGCAAATGTTGCTTATATAGTGCCATCGCTTAACATGCACACGTACGCTAGCTTACTAGGGATTTATGGTGCAACGTAATAAGGCGCAAACCTGCACGATTCCCTGCGAGTTGGTACCAAAAGTAGTATATGGAAAACGTGGTGTATTGTGATCGATGAATGTTCTGCAAGGAAGCAGATCGCAACCATATAACTTTGGTATAGTGGACGGTACTGAGGAATCTCATGTACTGAGCCGTCCAATAGAGAAATTGGCCGCCGGTCATCAAGATGACGCACAGACGCAATAGGAGTAATGAGACCGTGGAAGGAAAACGAGTATCGTGGTCAGGACACGTTTCTTCCCATTGTTGGTAGCTTCGACATCATCTTCAGGCACTTCCCCTGTCTTGAGCAAATAAATTTCTTCGGGAGCCAAACTTCCTACCAGGCCTGAGGTGGCAATATATCTCTCGTCTAGCCTTTGTTGAAAGTTTATTGGTGAATTTCAGAAAGTAGATCATTACATTATTCGGCCTTACCCAACGATCTCAGCGCATACAACCACACGGCGTTGCCGTTGTGGATAGGGGCTAGACCAGGTCAAATATTGGCTCCATGCCAGCCTCTCACGACATTGATTCTTCTGAGAACGAATGGAACACACGGCCAGGTGAAACTCGAAACGCAGGCGATCAACTGAAGAAGTGCTGGTGGGAATATGCCGAATGGGCCGATATCAAAAATGGTATCTATGAATTTACCGAACAACTGCAACTTCCGGTTAAATGCTCAGGAGTGTGGTACATGGGTAAGTTCAAACTCCTGATAGATAGGCCTACAGGCCTAGGTAAATCCCGTAAAGTATCTACTGTGGAAGTGCGCAGTCCCAGTCATCCTGGTCGAATAATTAGCGCACTGATACAATACCATCCAACTAGCTATCCCAAAATTATATCGAATACACAGGGGTAATTTGATGTAAATCGATATCGGTGCGGATAGATGGATTCACTAGCCAATGGGATATGCTCTCCAGCGGTAATTTACATCCACTTGGTTTCAAAAAAAACTTTGAGCGCCAATTTTACTCATAAGTTGTATGACCGAGACGATCAAAAGAGATATGATTTTCATGTTGCATCCATAGATATGGACGGTCAAATTAAATGAGCCTGGCCCGGCTACGGGCTATTGGTGGCTAACAAATAATGGTGGTTACTCAGCAAATGGTGAACGAGATGATACCAAGCCACTTTTATATGTACATACTGCCTTCACCTCTATCTAGATGTTTGGCACGAGACTGAGCCTTGAAGATGGTAGACCTTTGCCCGACCCTGTGAGATTTCCAATCAAGTTGATCCAATGATGCCTGAGACACCGACGCCACTGCCCTTGTAGCAGCTTCCAAAGTAATTGTATTAGGAGGAACGTCGTCGGCACTACTATATTCAATAGGCCTAGAAGGTGCTGGGGGAGTTATGTGACGTGTGGGTATGAGAAGGAGGGTTATTGGGAACTGGAGGTATTCACACTCGGCCACTATGGCGGCCGCCAGGTGCTGTACCAAGTTGGGCGGAGCGAACAGCTCAATTGTCTTTGCCTAATCGCCAGTGTTAGCTGCTGAGCTATTCATTTTTATTCTGTGTTATAACTTGCCAGGGTCTCCGCAGAAGGAGAGGTACTCAAATATCGGATAGGATGGTCGTCTTGTATGCGGGGTTGGCCAGAGATGTATGCAAGGTAGGAATAAGAATCGACAACTATGATCCTATGGAGAGGTACCAGTTCAGTTTATGAAAGAAGGTTGTAACTCATATTACGCACTGTTCGCTATCTCCTCGAGTTTCGAGAATTGACTGAGCGACAAGGTGCTGTGCGCCAAGAGGAAGTCGATGGGTCAGTACAGCTACTAATCGCTTCGTATTGGTCCTCCAGTATTCCACGACCTTGTTAACTGGTTTTTTAGTTTGTCGACATTTTTTCTGGTAGTAAATCGTACCAGAGTCTCATCTAATTGGATAGAACCAATTGTCTGTCCCTCAAATCCAGACAACCAATACCGTGCAATTGGCCCGCAGATGATCATCAGAGGTCCATGGTCTCCTTGAGGAAGATTTGACACAAGTTTGTAAGTAGGAGCCGCTCGATCAGGTCGAGAGCCGGGACTGTGTCCGATTTCATCTTCTGAATCAGATTCGACCGCATAACGAGCAGGAGGCGCATCTTGCAAAGGATCAGTATCCTACCGAGCCAGAAGAGGGAATACAGCTAATGAGATCTCTGCAAGATAAGTGAGTCAGACATGACGAACCATTCGTTTCACAAATATATAAGCGACAGAGATTGCTGGGAGCGTCGTCAGCAAGGAATAATGGTTCCGTGCCTTGGTCACGTGTGGATTGGTGTTTGATCGACAATCGTTCCATGGCTGACATCCACCAACTGCCGTCCCATAGTGAGCTATTTTTCAAACGGCGAGTAAATAGAATTACTCACTGGCCAAGGTCCGTGGATTGCGGAGCAACTACCACCACTTTCTGCTGCATGGGCTGGCCAACCCGGAAATCAGGACGAAGACGTGATTTTACTCCGACAACGATGGCTCAACGAGCAGTTAACCCAACAAGACACAGAGCTCAAGCACGTCCGTGATATCTCGTGGGTAAATAAAACATAGTCACAAATTTTTCTATTGATTCTTGGCCTCAGTGTTCGTGTAGGTACATTCAATGTGAATGGACAAGACCCAAAAGAGTCTCTTCGTCCTTGGCTTTGCCCTCCGGATACAACTACTGCGACTTCAGACTTGATAGTTTTGGGCTTTCAAGAATTAGATCTCAGCACAGAGGCTTTGCTCATAAGCACAACCACATTGAGAGAGGATATTTGGTGTGAGGCACTGATGCGGGACTTGGCTGAATTGGGCGAAGAATATGTGAAGGTATGAGAAATCTTGTGACCGCTCTTGTATACTTATCGATTCTTGTACCCCCAAATAGTTGACTTCTAAACAATTAGTGGGAGTTTTGATTGTAGTGCTCATTCGACGACCAATCCTGCCACTTTTGGCTCCTTCCGGAGTTGCCTCGAGCAGTGCTGGAGTCGGGATATTAGGCACAATGGGTAACAAGGGCGGCGTAGCACTGCGGCTGCAACTATTGGACACAACACTGGTATTTATGAACGCGCACCTCGCTGCCAGTGCACACGCTGTACCCCCACCCGATCCGAATCAAACCCAACCGGTATTCATCGGACGTGGTCCCATTCCAATGGATGCAGTTGTAGACAGGAGGAACGCAGATTATATTTCGTTGACCGGTGAGTTGTTTGAAAATAGTTCTGCAATCGAACCTAAGGGAGATTCAAGGACCAGGAGGGAGGCTTAACTTTACGTTATTACCTCGAACGCCAAGTGCTCTCCCCACTACAGTTGGATTCTGGGACAGTCATGTCGCTTTCTTCATGGTATGGAAACATGTATATTCCGTATGCAGAGTGCTAACGAGTTATGAACGATCTCCTAGGGTGGTAGGTGCCTAAACTGATACTTTTTTGTGCCGTGTTGACATTTTATCAGACTTTAATTACCGAATAGACTTGTTAGACGATGAGATACGGGCATTTATTGAAGATCCAACTGACAAGGACTATACAACTCTGTTAAAATTCGACCAGGTAGGTAACACAGGCCTGAAGTACGATGCTATACTAATCATTTGTTAGCTCAAAGTTCAACAGCACTTTGGAAAAGCATTTGGTGGCATGATAGAAGGGCCCATTAGATTTAAACCGTGCGCTGTTTTGAATCAGAAAGCCCACACGTAACTCATACATCCTCAGAACATATCGATGCGTGATCGGAAAGAAAGAAGGACATTACTGGGACGCCAAGTGGGTTCGCATGGATATTCTGCTGGCTGTCGCTCAACCATGTGTGTAGACGACGACCAGCCTGGACGGACAGGATCTTATACCAGACTGCTAGAGGCAAAGACAAGACCGTCCGACTCGTTGAGGATTCTTATCAAAGCTATCCGGCTATCTCTCTCAGTGACCACAAGCCTGTCTCCGCAGACTTTATCGTGCAGGTATGTGGGAATATTCCTAGCCAGCCCGCGTTCATAACTGGGAAACAGGTGGAGGAAATGGATAGGGGCTTGGCCGAGACTCGTATGAAACAATTGATCAAGAATCTCGGAAGATTGCCTCTGGAGGAAGATGTCCCTCGTATTCGGCTAAGCGATGATTTCATTGACTTTGTTGGCGTTAGGTAAGTTTGCCTCATATTTAATTCATTACCCTGTTAAATATGTAACTTTAGATACCTGAAGCCCCTTATTCAGGAACTAAAAATTCAGAACATCGGTTTTATTACAGCATACTGGCGGATAATTCCTTTGGAGAATGGCGGACCATTGCGTACTGATTTATTTCCCCCGATAGTAAGTGACTCTCTGACGCGAAATGGCTCGTAGATCCGGACTGGGTGACAATTCACCCGACGTCGGT
This genomic interval from Rhizoctonia solani chromosome 11, complete sequence contains the following:
- a CDS encoding endonuclease/exonuclease/phosphatase family protein; protein product: MADIHQLPSHSPWIAEQLPPLSAAWAGQPGNQDEDVILLRQRWLNEQLTQQDTELKHVRDISVRVGTFNVNGQDPKESLRPWLCPPDTTTATSDLIVLGFQELDLSTEALLISTTTLREDIWCEALMRDLAELGEEYVKLTSKQLVGVLIVVLIRRPILPLLAPSGVASSSAGVGILGTMGNKGGVALRLQLLDTTLVFMNAHLAASAHAVPPPDPNQTQPVFIGRGPIPMDAVVDRRNADYISLTGPGGRLNFTLLPRTPSALPTTVGFWDSHVAFFMGDFNYRIDLLDDEIRAFIEDPTDKDYTTLLKFDQLKVQQHFGKAFGGMIEGPIRFKPTYRCVIGKKEGHYWDAKRRPAWTDRILYQTARGKDKTVRLVEDSYQSYPAISLSDHKPVSADFIVQVEEMDRGLAETRMKQLIKNLGRLPLEEDVPRIRLSDDFIDFVGVRYLKPLIQELKIQNIGFITAYWRIIPLENGGPLHPDWVTIHPTSGVLLPGDSVAITITTSITNGIAAELNAGNKKLEDIVILRTIRGKDTFLPINGTWTRTCLAYSPTALVRLPGPVRTSTVLKSAQLPPEKASSSPRELMRLINWLMKNSIEFDDLFEKPGDTNIVDQIVEALDTGAEFPFDEKTPDHGVALAFASALLLFLEEMPEPVIPYGLYAQCALTSSREQAYEILDTLPGLNANMWISITAFLHYFCQQDRRAKNTDATRKIARIFAEVLWFDSMTMPLANRLSPLTRTSGTPAKVNDLPSAHICPALLGPFPS